Below is a genomic region from Macaca thibetana thibetana isolate TM-01 chromosome 1, ASM2454274v1, whole genome shotgun sequence.
CTCACAGGAGATGGCCTGGGTTGGGTGGGGCTTGGAGCAAAAGACCAGACCAGTAGCACAAACTTGTTTCCAGGTATAGAATGGAAAAGGTCAGAGGAAAAGCCTCATTAGGAGGCAGCTGGGAAAGGCGAACCCAGTGAGTACTTCATCCCAGGAACCTCCCTACAGCCCATCCTGACCACAAAAACAGAACTCCCACCAGTTGGCCCTGAGTCATTCATTCCCCTCCCGCCCCCAGGGAAGGGGTGATTTCCTGCAGGCAGCTCAGGCTCCTCCCAGGGGCTGTGCGTCGcacactgcactcctgcctgggcgacagagttaagactgtcaaaacaaaaacaaacaaacaaaaaagttgacAAAGATGTGGGGGAAATACAGCACCCTAACACGCTGCTAagtgtataaatggaatcatcattatttgtttatttatttatttatttatgtgtttattttgagatggagtttcactcttgttgcccaggctggagtgcaatggcacaaactcagctcaccgcaacctccgcctctcgggttcaagcgattctcctgcctcagcctcctgagtagctgggattacaggcatgtgccaccatgcccggctaattttgtatttttagtagtgatggggtttctccatgttggtcagactggtcttgaactcctgacctcaggtgatccgcccgcctcggcctcccaaagtgctgggattacaggcgtgagtcaccgtgcccggccagaatcaTCGTTCTAGAGAGACAACTAGCAATGTTGAGAAAGAGATGAGGCGATAGAGAATCCTAGTGCCTAAAGCTACCTGTCCCTAATTTTCTAACTGGAAAAAAACCAGCAGGTGTTGGGAAATCTGAAAACATGGGGAGATAAAGGGCAAGTGCACAGGCACAGGCTCACGAGAGCCAAGAGCCAGTTATCTTCCCAGCTCACTGCTCAGTGACATCATGTTAGTAGCTTGAAACAGGCCATGACAGAAGTATTTACACCACGAAAAGCAGCAAATGTTACCAAACAGAACACCCTACCCCACCCCAGCCAGTTTGTCAGCACACTATAGCCTGAGCCAATCCTCATCCAGCAACCCCTTGAGTTCTCTGAACGATAGCTACCCAGAGATCAAGTGCCAGTTTTATAAGCCAGGTCTTTGGCCTTATATCCCAAAAGGAAAGCCTAGGCCTGCTGAGCAGCATTGGACTTTCAAGAGCCTGCAGAACTCCTTCACCAAAGCAGGCAGACCTATATGGCCTCCTTTCTCCTAGATATCCCAGTTCCTGCTTGATATTCTAAAGAAATCAAGgcctgggccaggcgtggtggctcacgcctgtaatcccagcactttgggaggccaaggcaggtggatcacgaggtcaacagttcgagaccagcctggccagcatggtgacaccccatctctactaaaaatacaaaaattagccaggcatggtggcaggcgcctgtaatcccagctactcaggaggctgagacaggagaattgcttgaacctgggaggcggaggttgcagtgagccgagaccgtgctattgccctccagtctgggcgagagagcgagactccatcaaaaaaagaaaaggaggggagaaggaaggaaggaagggagggagggagggagggaggaaggaagggagggagggaaggaaggaatcaaGGCCTGGAGAAGACTACTTTTTTCAGCTGTGtggaagcaaaagaaaatgggaaaatgacaGGGATAGAGAGTGGACCTCCTCCCATGCAGAAGCAGAGAGCCCCTTTCTCAACTCTCAGAAAGCCCCTTTCTGACAGTCATACACAAGCCCCTTGCAGTCTCTGCACCTTTAACTGCTATTATACCGCCTCCCTGTAGAAGACCCAGGACTTAGATGTAGGTgtagagggagaaggaaggtTTGAGGATAACTCTCAGGTTCCAGGCTTAGGAGCCTAGGTAGCCCATGAGAGATGCAGAACAGAGCTTGAAGAGAGGACCCAAAGGGTGTATGGGAGTTAGTTATATTTGGAGCTTGGGGAGTTTGAAGTGCCTATGGGACAACAAATAGAGATGTCCAATTGAGAATCTGAAGTTCGAGAGACTGATGAGATCTTGCAAGTTACCAGTATGTAGACAGAGTTGAAGCCATGCGATCACTCTGGCAATAGAAAGGGCTGAGCAGGGACACCTGGAGGCAGCAAGATTTAAGAGAAAGAGCAACCACAGAAGGAAACTGAGTGGGGATGTGATAGGAGGTAGCAGGAAACCAGGAGAATGTGACATTGGAAGGATGAAGATTATCAAGTGTTGCAGAAAGGTTGAATACGAAGAGGATTAAGATGAGAGACACAGTGAGATGATTGTGGCTGgctgagagggaagaaagaaagtagGAGATAAGATTCAAGTAGGCAGCGGCCAGGTCAGGCAGGGCCAGGCATGCCATCAGAAGGCATTTGAGTGGTATTCTAAGTGGGAAATCTTTGGAGGATTTTAAGAGGGGAGTGAAGAAATCCGATGTGCATTTTAAACATATCACAGTGTTGTGTGGAGGACAGCCtggggggtgagggtgggaaTGGAGGTGGGACACCAGTTAGGAAGCTATTATAGTAACCCAGACTTGGACTAGGACAGTAAGGGTGGAGGTGGTTAAATGTGTTCAGATTCAGTATACATTTTGAAGGAAGGTCTGACAGGACTTGCTAATTAATTGGATGTAGAATGCAGAGTAAAAGAGAGACAGGGATCAACAAGTATGGAGGGTGTTGGTTCAAGCAACTAAGTAGGTGGTAATGCTATTTACAGGAGTAGGCAAGGCTAGAGGAAAACCAAATAAACAGGGTTAGAGGTGGGAATGAGAATCCAGAGTTTTATTTTGACCACCTTAAGTATAAGATgcttgccgggcgtggtggctcccacctgtaatcccagcactttgggaggctaaggcaggtggatcacctgaggtcaggagttcgagaccagcctggtcaacatggcgaaaccctatctctactaaaaatacaaaaattagccaggcgtggtagtgggcgcctgtaatcccagctacttgggaggctgaggcaagagaattgcttgaacccgggaggcagagattgcagtgagctgagattgcaccattgcactccagcctgggcaacaagagcaaaactccgtctacaaaaaatttttaaaagtataagatGCTTTTAGATATGCAAGTGGGGAAGTCAAGTAGGCAGTTGGCGATCCAAATCTGGAGCCCAGGGAAGAAGTCACAGCTAGAGATATCATTTTGAAGTCATCAGCATATACAGAGCATCAAAGCCATGGGACTGCATGAACACTCAAGTTGTGTTTCCCCTCTCACTTGATCTCACAGAAGTTTGGGTAGCCCTTGCCTGGGGACTGGGGAAGGCATCCAATGTCATTACCATCAGTCCCCATAATGTGAGAGCCAGGTACAGCTAAAGACAAATCTGAGTCAGGGACTACTTGCAGAGAAATGGTGCCAGAGAAACTAAGACTTCACAGGAGGGCTGAAGGAGTTCCATCTCCTCCAGCACCTCCCACAATTCTGTTAGTAAAATTAATTAagaaggaagaagacaggaaggtgaTATTGAGGATACTTAGTCTGTAAAGCCAGCAATGGGAGCCCCAGCTAAGGCCTGAGGGGCGAAAAATGGGAGTTAATGTGGCTATGCGCCCTCCCCGCAACTCAtctcctgtccccacccccacccacacaaGAGTCAAGGCTCCTAGAATTGGCATAAAATCCATATACAGAGCAGTCCCAGGAGAAGGCTTGGGGTTCAGTGACAGGAGATGAGCACAGGCTGAAGAGCTGAGACCAGCCATccactgaatttttctttctttcttttttttttttttttgagacagtcttgccctgtcacccaggctggagtgcagtggtgcaatcttgggtcactgcaacctctgccccctgagtttaagagattctcatgcctcagtcttctgagtagctgggactacaggcaagcgctaccacgcctggctaatttttttgtatttttagtagagatggggtttcaccatactggccaggctggtctcaaactcctgacctcagaggatccacccagcttgaccttccaaagtgctggtattacaagtgtgagccactgcacccagcccgacCCACTGGTTCTGAGCAAACAGGATAAAAGTATTGAAGACTATTGCTTCTCCAACTTTAAGTTACATTCAAACCATCTGGGGATTTTGGTAAAATGCAGGTTCTATTTTAACAGGCCTGGGGCGGGACCTaatattctgcatttctaataagtgtCCACCTAATGCTGTTGCTCCTTTGAgtagaccacactttgagtagcaagggattacaggcagccgtGGAGGCCGCCCATAACGGAGAGGGCATGTCCAGTTCCAGAGAGAATGTGTTTATTAATGCACAAAGTCACAGAACTATTAAAGTGGAAATACCCACCATTTGGCATGTTGTGGGGCAGACAGTCATTTCTCAGCACATTAGCCTCCTAAGAGCATAGCACAGCATGGTTGTTACTCACATGGGTTCTGAAGGTTGACCTCTTGAGCTTCATGTCTTAGTACATATGTAATCTTGGGCAAATCCTTAACTTCTTTACATctccgtttcctcatctctaTAATGGAAATAACAAGACTATTGTGAGGACTGTCTAAGTGAATGGATATAAAGTGCTTAACACATGGCAGCATAGTTAGTACTCAGTAAAGGCTGCTATTCTGATGCTGTTATACCATTCTATAATCATTAACATAGATACAGAGGCTGACTTGCCTTTTGGTACACGGTCAAATATAcaacccccatctccctcccaCCAAAAGGCCTGTGTCCTCTCTTTCaaattcctccttccctcctgcccactctccctcccctggcccctggccccaGTGTGGTCTGGATGGGCCCcagaggggcagggacagggacaggacGTGGGGCTGTATCTGACAGGAACCTGAGGGGCTGGCCTGGGAGGGGATTGGGGCCCGGCTTCCTGAAGGGAGGATGGGCTAAGGCAGGCACACAGTGGCGGAGAAGATGCCCTCCTGGGCCCTCTTCATGGtcacctcctgcctcctcctggccCCTCAAAACCTGGCCCAAGTCAGCAGCCAAGGTGAGGTGCACGGAGGGTGGAGATCACCTATGCCCAGGAAGAGGGAGCCCTGGGAGGTGATGCAGGGCCCTGGGAGGGGATGCAAGGCCCTGGGAGGGGACGTAGAGTAAGAGGCTCTCCTGTTGGTCCCCTCCTCTTCCATGTAAACATGCCTGGGAGGACCCAGGGCCAACTCACCAGCTGTTCCTTAGATGTCTCCTTGCTGGCCTCGGACTCAGAGCCCCTGAAGTGTTTCTCCCGAACATTTGAGGACCTCACTTGCTTCTGGGATGAGGAAGAGGCAGCACCCAGTGGGACATACCAGCTGCTGTATGCCTACCCGGGGTAGGTGCTGGACTGTGCCCCACTCCCCATATATCTATCTGTCCCTGCATTTAGCTGAGTCCCACTCCAGCAGCTTTCCTGCCCGTCCGAGGATCACTCTGAATACAAGCCCTAAGTACCCAGTTTTTGAACAGATGTGCTTTGGATGTATGTGGGCCCCAACTCCAGCCCTACATAACCCCTAATCCCACCTATCCCAggcattaagaagaaaaatggcaGTACTAGAGACAAAAGTTGGGCATGAGCCCAGGTCTGGGTCCTCAGGGCTCTGCCTGGTGGCTGTGTAGGAGGGATCTCTGCTATGCCAACAGGGAGAAGCCCCGTGCCTGCCCCCTGAGTTCTCAGAGCGTGCCCCGCTTTGGAACCCGATACGTGTGCCAGTTTCCAGCCCAGGAAGAAGTGCGTCTCTTCTCTCCGCTGCACCTCTGGGTGAAGAATGTGTTCCTAAACCAGACTCAGATTCAGCGAGTCCTCTTTGTGGACAGTGTAGGTAAGAGCCATCCTCCTGTCACCCGGCCCCTCCACTTGCTGCCCCCAGTCCAGCTCCTGGAATCAGACTTATCTGTGCCCTTCCGGCTCAGCACGGATACCCCTATTAACAGACCCCCGAGGCACCCCAAGACTCCCTTGTCATTCCTCCCAGCCTTGGCATCTAGAGCTAGAACTGCCCCACATATCATTTCACACCAGGGACACCCTGGTCCTCCCATCATTAACaaatcatttattcatccattcaagaGTTCCagaatacctactgtgtgccagacactgggctAGGTGATGGGATATGGAGAAAATGGGATCCCTGCTTCCAAGAAGCACTGAGTCTAGCTAGCCATCATACTGCAATGAAGTCACTGTTCTCATGAGGGAAGAACAGAATCAGGAGCCTCCCTAGCCTGCCCTCCAGGAGAATGACAGCCTACAATTTTTGAATCCAGAAGCTGCCCCAATTCAGCCCCCAGCACCCCTCTCTGCAGTCCAGAGGCTGAGCCATAGACTGTGGTACTCAGAGTTCTGATGTGCCCTGTCTTGCCCTCAGGCCTGCCGGCTCCCCCCAGTATCATCAAGGCCATGGGTGGGAGCCAGCCAGGGGAACTTCAGATCAGCTGGGAGGCCCCAGCTCCTGAAATCAGTGATTTCCTGAGGTACGAACTCCGCTATGGCCCCAAAGATCTCAAGAACTCCACTGGTCCCACGGTCATACAGTTGATCGCCACAGAAACCTGCTGCCCTGCTCTGCAGAGGCCACACTCAGCCTCTGCTCTGGACCAGTCTCCATGTGCTCAGCCCACAATGCCCTGGCAAGATGGACCAAAGCAGACCTCCCCAACTAGAGAAGTATGCTGACCTTCTTCTGCCTCACCTCCTATCTCCTACCTTCAATCTTGCCCCAGGAAAGGACAGACCATACTTTGGGGATTCCAGACCTGGGTTCATCCTTGGAGAGTTAGTATAGGCTCAGATATGAGCCATGTCTACTTAGGGGCTTCCTACTTTGGGTCATTCCCACTGATAAAAATGAAGTCTTTTAGGCCTCCAAATTAATGGAGATTTCCCAACAAAACCCTGAACACCACCTGAAACCCACCAACTTGGCCCCTGGACTGTGTGCATATCTATCCAGCAAGGAGCTGAGCTCCTCTCCACAGGGATGGTGTGCAAATATAAGGGTTGGAGGCTGTCTCAGCTGACAGGCAGACCTAGATTGTGAAGCTGGGATTTTCCTCCCAAGGCTTCAGCTCTGACAGCAGTGGGTGGAAGCTGCCTCATCTcaggactccagcctggcaactcCTACTGGCTGCAGCTGCGCAGCGAACCTGATGGGATCTCCCTCGGTGGCTCCTGGGGATCCTGGTCCCTCCCTGTGACTGTGGACCTGCCTGGAGATGCAGGTGAGTCCACAAAGGAATAGGGAGATGGGGAGCAGATAAAAGAAGAGCTCTAGGGAAGCCTGGGCTGGATCTGAAGCTCTGGGAACCATGGTCCTCCCTGATGATCTCAAACTTGCCATTGGACAGGATGAACTATGttcagggaaagaagagagaataggAGTCCATGTTCTAAGTTGTATGTGTAGAAATGATCCGAACACCCTATACAGTAGGGGCACACGGACCCTGATGGGACTTATTTCTTTGACTTTAGTGGCAATTGGACTGCAATGCTTTACCTTGGACCTGAAGAATGTTACCTGTCAATGGCAGCAAGAGGACCATGCTAGATCCCAAGGTTTCTTCTACCACAGCAGGGCACGGTGCTGCCCCAGAGACAGGTGAGAGCTGAACTGCTGATTGAGGTTGGTGTCATGGGAGTGAGCCACAGTCCTGCcgaaaaaaggaagagagtgtTCTTGGTCGTCTTCACTCTCCTCCCTTGTCCAAAATCCATACAGCTTTCAATGCTCTCTTATCTATTCTCTCATCCTCCAGTCGATATTTTATCTTCTCAACCCCTCTCTGTTCCCATTGGGAATGCTTTGGTTTAGTTCAGCCTTAGTCATGTCACTCGGACCACTGCAACAGCCTACAGTCTAATTCACCTCCAGTGTATTCCCCATGCTGCTAACAGAGTGATCTTTGTTAAGCTCAAACTGTGTATGACCTTTGTAAAGCTCTAACTTTGCATGGTCTCCCCCTACTCAAATATGTACTGCAATTTCTCATTATCAAAGCCataaaaaatttagcctggcCTTCAAAGAGTTCCACCAAGCACCTCATTAATTCTTCATCATCCTCTCCATATCTAAATCTATAACCAAGTTGTATTGATTTTACCTATTAACTAACTCTAGAATCTGCCCACTTGTCTATCACTGCCATTATCCTACTACAACCCATCATCAATTCTCTCTTCAGCTACTGAAAAGATGTAGTAACTGACCACCCTGAGTCTTCCAAGTAATTCTTCACACAGGTGCTGAAGggaactttttgttttgttttgagacggagtctcactctgttgcccaggctgtagtgcaatagcacaatcttggctcactgcaacctccacctcctgggatcaagtgattctcctgcctcagcctcccatgtaactgggattacaggcatgtgccaccacaccccattaattttttttgtatttagtagagagggggcttcaccatgttggtcaggctggtctcgaactcctgacctcaggtgatccacctgcctcggcctcccaaagtgctgggattacaggtgtgagccacctgaaGGGATcttttaaaagtgcaaaaatgAACATAACACTCTCTGCTTAAAAATCTTCAATAGCTTTCAACTAGTCTTAAGATAAAAAAAAACCTCTATCATGGACTTGAAAAGTTCTGAGACTCAGACCCTACCTACCTCTTCAGCTTCATCTTGTGCTATGCTGCCCTTTGATCCCCATGTTCCGGCACGGGCCTTCTGTGGTCCACTCATATCTGGCATATTCCCTCCTGCTCTAGGTCTTTACACTGCTGTTTACCCAGCCCTCCTGTCTTTACTTAACCTCTACTTATCCTCCAAATCTCAACTCAAGCGTCACTCTCTTAGGGACCCTCCTCTGGCCTTCCTTATTAAGTCCAATAGCACTATTATACATTCTTGTTGTACCATGTACcgctccttctttttttttttttttttttttgagacggagtctcgctctgtcgccgaggctggagtgcagtggcgggcgggatctcggctcactgcaagccccgcctcctgagttcgtgccattctgctgcctcagcctcccaagtagctgggactacaggcgcctgctaccatgcttggctaattttttgtatttttaggagagatgcggtttcaccgtgttaaccagaatggtctcaatctgacctcgtgatccacccgccttggcctcccaaagtgctgggattacaggtgtgagccactgcgcccggccataccTCTCCTTCTTGAGTACTTATCATAGTCACACTTTTATATTTACACTTTATATGATTATTTGGTTGACAATAAAAATCTCgctaggcccagtggctcacacctgtaatcccagcactttgggaggctaaggtgtgaagatcacttgaggccaggagtttgagaccagcctagacaacatagtgagacttcgtctctacaaaatttcttttttttaattagccgggcatggtagcatgtgcctgtattcctagctacttgggaggctaaggtgagaggacggcatgagcctaggagtttgaggttaccgtgagctatgattataccactgcactccagcctgggcaacagaacaagattttgtctccaaaaaaaaaatctcttagaacTCCAATTGAGAAAGTCTGACCTTGACCAAATATGATCCATGAGGGCAAGATCAATGTCTGTTTTTATTCACCAATATATTCTCACCTACCAATAGTAGGTGCCCAGTAAAAAATTGTTGAActaatgaataatgaaaaaaaaaacactattaactatttaaatatattcttccagttttttctatgtatttacatACATCTATAtacaacatttacattttattatttttgagatagggtcttgctccattgcccaggctggagtgcagtggcgtgattatggctcactgcaaccttgacctcccaggctcaagcgattctcccacctgagcctcctgattagctaggactacaggcattttctatctttttttttaaagtagagacaacgtctccctatgttgctgaaactggtctcaaactcctgagctcaagcaatcctcccatctcagccctgctaccacgcccagcctaatatttatttatttatttatttatttttttgagacggagtctcgctctgttgcccaggctggagtgcagtggtgcaatctcagctcactgcaacctccgcctcctgggttcaagcgattctcctgcctcagcctcccaagtagctgggattacagatgtgcgccaccacgcctggctaattttttgtatttttagtggagatggggtttcatcatgttagccaggctggtcttgaactcttgacctcaagtgatccacccacctcagcctcccaaagtgctgggattacaggcattagccaccacacccagcctaatattttttaaatataaattagattACATTATATATGTAGTTTGCCTTTTTGCTTAAAAACATGTCTCAGAGATCATTACAAAAAGAtgtaactcattctttttaatcacTGCATAGATATCCATAGGATAGAGATGCCTGAGTGGACTAAAGAGTAGCAAAACTGAAGTCATCATTTCCTCTATCAAAACTTGCTTTtcctgctgggcacggtggctcacacctgtaatcccagcactttgggaggccgaggtgggtggatcatttgaggtcagcagttggaaatcagcctggacaacatggtgaaacctcatctctactaaaaatacaaaaattagccgggcgtggtggcacatgcctgtagtcccagcttcttgggaggctgaggcaggaaaaatgcttgaaccggggaagtggaggttgca
It encodes:
- the MPL gene encoding thrombopoietin receptor: MPSWALFMVTSCLLLAPQNLAQVSSQDVSLLASDSEPLKCFSRTFEDLTCFWDEEEAAPSGTYQLLYAYPGEKPRACPLSSQSVPRFGTRYVCQFPAQEEVRLFSPLHLWVKNVFLNQTQIQRVLFVDSVGLPAPPSIIKAMGGSQPGELQISWEAPAPEISDFLRYELRYGPKDLKNSTGPTVIQLIATETCCPALQRPHSASALDQSPCAQPTMPWQDGPKQTSPTREASALTAVGGSCLISGLQPGNSYWLQLRSEPDGISLGGSWGSWSLPVTVDLPGDAVAIGLQCFTLDLKNVTCQWQQEDHARSQGFFYHSRARCCPRDRYPIWEDCEEEEKTNPGLQTPQFSRCHFKSRNDSIIHILVEVTTALGAVHSYLGSPFWIHQAVRLPTPNLHWREISSGHLELEWQHPSSWAAQETCYQLRYTGEGHEDWKVLEPPLGARGGTLELRPRSRYRLQLRARLNGPTYQGPWSSWSDPARVETATDTAWISLVTALLLVLGLSAVLGLLLLRWQFPAHYRRLRHALWPSLPDLHRVLGQYLRDTAALSPPKATVSDTCEEVEPSLLEILPKSSERTPLPLCSSQSQMDYRRLQPSCLGTMPLSVCPPMAESGSCCTTHIANHSYLPLSYWQQP